The genomic window TGGATGGTGATGGAAAGCTGTTGGGGGTTATTCCCCTACAAAAATTAGCGGTTAGCCCTGCCAACCAACCTTTGGGGGCTCTCTATCAGGCCCAGCCGGTTTCAGTTCATGATATGGCAAACCGACAAGAAGTTTTAGATTTAATGGAGCAATTCAAAGTAAACACCCTTCCGGTGGTCAACCTTAATCAACGTGTTTTAGGAATTATTCAACAGGATTCTCTGGTGGTGACGGCACAAGAAGAGGTTAGTGCTGATATTCAAACCATGGTGGGAGCCAGTAAGGAAGAGCGTGCTTTGTCCAAGTCGACCTTTGCGGTTCGAAAAAGGCTTCCCTGGCTTCAAATAAATTTATTAACCGCTTTCTTGGCGGCAGCGGTGGTGGGTCTTTTTGAAAGTACCATTGCACAATTTACCGCGCTTGCAGTTTTACTTCCTGTTGTTGCGGGACAATCAGGGAATACGGGGGCCCAGGCTTTGGCAGTGACGATGCGAGGATTGACCCTCAGGGAGATCAGGGTGTATCAATGGTTTCAAGTATTAATCAAAGAAACCCAGGTGGGGTTTATTAATGGGTGTGCCGTTGCGGCAACCACATCATTTGCGGTGTTTATTTGGAGCCAATCTACCGGTCTTGCCATGATTATCGGTTTTTCAATGGTGTTATCCATGATTGCGGCGGGAATCGCAGGTGTTGCCGTTCCCATGATTTTAACCGCAATGGGTCAGGATCCAGCACAATCTTCTTCTATTATTCTGACCACGGTTACCGATGTGGTTGGGTTCTTTAGTTTTCTTGGGATCGCAACCTTGCTGGCCGGGTCCATATAATTAAAAACTTTTTGACTCCCCCTTCCACGGTTTTTTCTAAAAACATTTTAAGGCGGATTTCAAAAAGATTGATCATCCAGAAACAGGACCATATGATGAGCCGGAAACAGACTGGTCCCGCTAATGGGGGGCAGGAGTCTGATAAAGCGGAGGTTTTTTTCTGTTTCGTACTCTCTATAAACCATTTAAAAATTATTTAAGAACGGGAGCAGTTTAGTGGAAAAAATATCGGGTAAAAAAAATGTGTGGTGGGGTCAATTTAAAATTCCCATAGGTCAAATTGGGTTTTGGCGGATCGGAACAATGGCCTTATGGATCCAAAGGTTTGAAAAAGAATGGCGAATAGGCTATCAATCAAAAGGGGACCCAAACGAAGATACGTTAGAGGTTCATGTTTCGGGCCAAGAGAAAGAAATTCCTCAAGAAGCGGAGATCAGCCGATTTAGTTTTCGTCAGACAGATGGGACCCTAAGCATTCTTCCGGTTTTGGCCGACCGGCCGGTCATTACCCGCCCCGAAACCCATTTTTCAATTCCCAGTGGTGAAGAAATCATTTTATTTGTGGGTTCTCCCTTGTGGGTGAAAATTTCGGTGGGATCTACACCCCATGTGTTAAAGGAATTTCCGATCTATAGGCCCTCTGATACCTGGTTTGGTCCTTCCACTCGGGAGGGGGAGTTGTGTTATGCCACCCGGACTCAAGCCCGCCTGAAATGTGAGGAGGTGTCCTTTCGTCCGAATCGGGCGGTAACTCCGGTTCTGATTCGAAACCAGGCCAAAGGGTCCCTTTCGCTGGAGAGGATTAACCTCCCGGTGCTTTATCTTTCGCTATTTGAAGCGGAGAATGGATTCTTATGGACAGAACCGATCACGTTTGTTCGGAAAGAAGACCGGGATCAAGCGGCCATGGAAATCCCGAAAGAAGCCCCTCGAGAAGCCATTGGCGCCCAATTGGTGGTGGGTCCACGTGAAAAACCAGATCAGAATCTTGTGATCCGGGCGTTTAGTGCCCTTTTTGGAGGATAGGAGGAAAAAACGATGCAAGAGTGGTGGTCAGTTTTTGGAGAAGCTTTCAATATTGAGCGGTTCATGTCGTTAGTTCGGGCAGGTATCATTGTCGGTGTGGGCCTTATTTTGGCAAGACTGGCCGCAAATGGAATCCTTCGGGTTATATCCAAATACACCAATCCCCAGCAGGCGATGCTGATTCGTCGAATCAGCCACCATCTCATTGTGGGGTTGGTTTTAATTTCAGCACTTAAAGAATTGGGTTTTCAACTCAATGTTTTGCTCGGTGCCGCGGGGATTTTAACCCTTGCATTGGGATTTGCCTCCCAGACCTCTGCCTCTAACCTGATCAGCGGCCTTTTTTTAATCGGCGAACGGCCTTTTGCAGTGGGTGACTATGTCCGTATGGGGGAAACCACAGGGGAAATCCTTTCGGTGGATTTGTTATCCATCAAAATGAGGACGTTTGATAACCTTTTTGTGCGGGTTCCCAATGAAACCGCTATTAAATCAGAAATTACCAACCTGACCTATTTCCCAATCCGGAGATTTGATTTGATGATCGGGGTTGCTTATAAAGAGGATATTCAGAAGGTCCGCGAGGTTTTATTGGAGGTGGCCAACCAAAATCCTCTGTGTTTGGAGGAACCCAAACCCCTTTTTCTGTTTCTAGGGTTTGGAGATTCTTCCCTGAATATTCAATTCTCGGTTTGGGCCAAACGGGAGAATTTTATTGAATTGAGAAATCGTATTCAGGAAGGGATTAAACAAGCATTTGATTCATCGGGTATTGAAATTCCCTTTCCCCATCGGACAATTTACACGGGCAGTATCACCGAACCCTTTCCCGTACGAGTCGTAGATCCGAAAAATCTCAGTGAAAAAAAGTAGAAAGGAGGTTCTTGGATAGTTTTTCTCTGATCCGTGATTTTGCCATTATCATGACGGTGGCGGGGTTGTCGATTATCCTTTTCTGAAAACTTCGGCAACCCCCCATTCTGGGGTATTTGATTGCAGGGCTTTTAATCAGCCCTTTTAATCTTCCCATATTGACCATGGAAGATATCGAAGTGGTTCGGATTTTAGCCGATTTAGGGCTGGTGGTGTTGCTATTTTCACTGGGTCTTGAATTCGGGTGGGAAAAGATACGACAAATAGGGTTTACGGTGATCATTATCGGAACCATTGAAATCAGTATTATGATGGCCTTGGGATATGAGATAGGGATTCTGATGGGTTGGACCTTCAAGGAGGCGATTTTTTTGGGAGCCGCGCTGTGTATCAGCAGTTCGGCCGTTTTGGTCAAGGTTCTCCGGGACGAAGGAAAATTGAGCCACACCTTTGGAAGATTAATCGTGGGTATTTTAGTGGTTGAAGATTTTGCCGCCGTGATCCTTCTAAGTATTCTCTCTGCCATTGCATCGATGGGGGTGACCAGCCTCATGAGCGTGGGTTGGTTAGTGACCAAACTCATCCTGTTTTCAATCTGTGCGTTGGTTATAGGGGGGATTTTGGCCCCGAGGGTGGTTGGGTATGTTTCCCGTTATCAATCCAAAGAAATGACCCTGATTACTAGCCTTGCCTTTTGTTTTGGCCTTGCGTTGATTGGGCATGAGTTAGGGATTTCCGAAGCGGCAGGGGCTTTTTTGATCGGGACGGTTTTGAGTGATTCACGGGAATCTGAGGAAATCATTGAAATCATGATTCCCATTCGGAATATGTTTGCAGCCCTCTTTTTTGTTTCCATTGGAATGTTAATTGATTTGTCCGTTGTCACTCAATATTTTGTTCCTGCTTTAATTATTTCTCTGGTTTTTATATTGGGTAAAATTGTGGCTGATACCATGGGAACCTTTTTGGCGGGACAAGATGGTCGCACAGCCATCAAGGTGGGGATGGGAATGCCTCAGTTGGGGGAGTTTTCCCTGGCCATGATCAAGGTGGGGGTGGACCGGGGGGCGATCGGTGCTTTTTTGTATCCTGTCATCGGGGTCGTCACAGGAATTACTTCTTTTCTGTATCCTTTTATCTTCCGAGGAGCGGAGGGATTTGCGAATTTTCTTGAACGGAGGTCTCCTGCTTTATTGAAAGAGTATATCAGAAACCTGGTCCTGTGGCTGAGTGCTTTTAAGGATAATTCTTCCATTTTGGGAGAAGGGGGAAATCAAATCCTCCAGGTCAGCCGAATGATCTTAATTAATGCAGGGGTGATCATGATATGTATTGCCACCGGGACCTTGGTCCTTCAATACTCTTTAGAGATCTCCCACCAGTTGGGAATAACGGAAAGCCTCATGGGTTTAATCCTGGGGTGTATCGTGACTGTTTTGTGTCTTCCCTCCTCCGTTGGGATATGGAAAGAACCTCGGACGCTGATGGATTTATTGTATCAGGGTATGGTAAAAAAACTGGCTCCCTCTTCGCTTCGAATACGTGAAATGAAGAATTTAAATTTCATTATTCGGGAAAGTATATTGATTGGGATGTTGGTGATTTTAGGGATATGGAGCCTTCCTTTTCTTTCAAAATTATTTTTGTTTGGAAAATTGGCTGCCCCTTTGCCCATTCTCCTTCTTTTGGGGATGTTTATAATTTTAGGAAGCACCGCCTATAAAATCCATGGGGTTTTAGAGAGCACTTTTATGCGCACTTTTTTGGGTGATGAGAATTCGAAGACCCCAGAGAATAAAAATCCCGACAGTTAAAAGCTCCTGGGGATAGGGCAGGTTTTTTTCTAGCGAACCGGGTTCGGCCCTATGTCTTCGGGAATCATCAAATGATGTTTTAAAAATTCCCGGATGACGGTTTCCGTCATTTCAGTTGCAAAAAGAAATTCATACCGGATATCCAACACATAGGCCTTTAAACGCATTTTCAACAGGGATTTTCCTTCGTGAATTTCATTTATATGAATAATGGAAATCGGTTTATTTGAATAAATGTACCGAGAAACAGCCGCGGCTTTAAAGGCAATTTTTTTTGCCTTCAATAAATCAATATGAGCCGGTAGGTAAAACTCCGCCACCACCTGACAATGGGATTCTCCGGAATTTGCGTTAGACACGGATTGGTTAACAATTTCACTGTTTGGAATTGAAACCAGGGAATCATCGGGTGTAATGATCCGCACGGTTCTTAACCCAATACTGATGACCTCCCCATAGTATTTTCCGATTTGAATTTTATCTCCCACTTGAAAAGGCCGGTCAAATAAAATCATGATTCCCCCAAAAATGTTCTTTAATATATCCTGCGATGCAATACCGACCGCAATTCCCGCGGAAGCGGTTAGTGCAACCAGTGTGGCGATGGGGGGCTCTAATATGTCTGCAACGATAATATAGATGACGATAGTCTAGGAGCCAATCCGGATAATGGGGATCAAGCGTTTTATGACCAAACGAAAATTGGTCCAATGTTCTGCCAAAGCCTCCACAAGCCGTGTGATATATTTAATGGCCAGAAAACCAAAAAGAAATGCAACAATGGCCCAAAACACCTTTCCCAATGTTAAGGACCATTTTGCCTGGGTTTCCTGAAGGGTCCCGGTCAAGGATGTTACAACGGATTTCGCGCTTTGATTTCCGCTCTGGGGTGGGGTTTTCAGCGGTTGACCCTGTGAAACGGCGGCCCCTGGGGGAAAGACCAAATAGTTCAGGATGAGTATCATGATGTAAAATGTGAATAAACCTTTTTGAAATTTCATTGAGTTCTCTAATGAAGGATGTTTTTCATTTTTAATGTTTTGACGGTAAATCCATTAAGAAGGGGGTTT from Nitrospiria bacterium includes these protein-coding regions:
- a CDS encoding mechanosensitive ion channel family protein — encoded protein: MQEWWSVFGEAFNIERFMSLVRAGIIVGVGLILARLAANGILRVISKYTNPQQAMLIRRISHHLIVGLVLISALKELGFQLNVLLGAAGILTLALGFASQTSASNLISGLFLIGERPFAVGDYVRMGETTGEILSVDLLSIKMRTFDNLFVRVPNETAIKSEITNLTYFPIRRFDLMIGVAYKEDIQKVREVLLEVANQNPLCLEEPKPLFLFLGFGDSSLNIQFSVWAKRENFIELRNRIQEGIKQAFDSSGIEIPFPHRTIYTGSITEPFPVRVVDPKNLSEKK
- a CDS encoding magnesium transporter; this translates as MTVRLNAVAEDLAQNFFRLYPEEAAQALSNRSPTREVPQILDAQTVYQAATIMERFPLDFSAEVILNAGGDFPQKMLSALDPLKAALILARLDPEFQEKQFSLLDPKRVRLLKSIMTYPSDSAGNLMDPQFLSFPPETSVKNALTKLRALKGKRIYDLLVVDGDGKLLGVIPLQKLAVSPANQPLGALYQAQPVSVHDMANRQEVLDLMEQFKVNTLPVVNLNQRVLGIIQQDSLVVTAQEEVSADIQTMVGASKEERALSKSTFAVRKRLPWLQINLLTAFLAAAVVGLFESTIAQFTALAVLLPVVAGQSGNTGAQALAVTMRGLTLREIRVYQWFQVLIKETQVGFINGCAVAATTSFAVFIWSQSTGLAMIIGFSMVLSMIAAGIAGVAVPMILTAMGQDPAQSSSIILTTVTDVVGFFSFLGIATLLAGSI
- a CDS encoding mechanosensitive ion channel domain-containing protein yields the protein MVIYIIVADILEPPIATLVALTASAGIAVGIASQDILKNIFGGIMILFDRPFQVGDKIQIGKYYGEVISIGLRTVRIITPDDSLVSIPNSEIVNQSVSNANSGESHCQVVAEFYLPAHIDLLKAKKIAFKAAAVSRYIYSNKPISIIHINEIHEGKSLLKMRLKAYVLDIRYEFLFATEMTETVIREFLKHHLMIPEDIGPNPVR